The Nicotiana sylvestris chromosome 6, ASM39365v2, whole genome shotgun sequence genomic sequence accatttcttcgaaccatcatttgaaatctcttagtaagataggccatgtcactatcttcatcacttgagtcactgctttcagttttgagtaccaggttcttttccttcttatgCACTCTTCTTTcactatctttctttcttttcatctcgtatgtcttcagattaccaatcaactcatccataGTCATTGTTTGTAGATCTTTACCTTCAGTAATGGCGTTTACCTTACTTTTCCCAAGAACCAGGTAGAACACTAaggattttccttacaagcttgtttctgggaatgacatctccaagtaaataaagctcatttatgatggaggtgaatctggtgtgcatatcttgtatagactcatcatccttcatcctaaagAGCTGATATTCCATGGTGATCATGTCGATCTTGGATTGTTTGACCTGAGTGGTTCCTTTATGTGCGGTTTGCAatacttcccatatttctttggcagtgTCACAAGATGAgactctgttgtactcatcaggtcctatgccacacatcaagattttcttggcacgatgGTTCTTTTCTATAACTTTCCTGTCAATGTCGTTGTacacttttctgcctttcgacaCCATTGGTCCTATTTTTTCAAGCTTCTTCATAGGGGCATGTGGACCATCAAAAATGATGTCCCACATTTCTGAATCTTTTGCCA encodes the following:
- the LOC138871888 gene encoding uncharacterized protein produces the protein MVAPSNFEEGQSTYRPPRFNGQYYGWWKTRMHDFMMAKDSEMWDIIFDGPHAPMKKLEKIGPMVSKGRKVYNDIDRKVIEKNHRAKKILMCGIGPDEYNRVSSCDTAKEIWEVLQTAHKGTTQVKQSKIDMITMEYQLFRMKDDESIQDMHTRFTSIINELYLLGDVIPRNKLVRKILSVLPGSWEK